The DNA window ATTCTGAAAAACATGAAACATTGGCATTTCCTATCAGACTCAGCTTGGTGCCGCTGATTGAAGTGGAGGCCCATTTTCTGGCCTGTTGTGAAAACTCATGCAGATGGTATTTTGCACTTACCAATTCTTCCACGCCAAAGGCTACATCTAACATTTTCTTAACCTGCTCCTGGGGACTGCTTATGTTATGACACATCTTTGTATCATTACATCTTTGTTTCATTGAGGAAACCAATGCAGGGTGCTCAGCTGTTTGGTTAACATCAGGAGAGACAGCGATGATATAAACCAGGAAAATCCTGACATTGTTGGAAGGGAAAAACACACCTCAGGTTACGCTGATTAAACATCAATCATAAATTAGTGTTTGCTCCTACATTACACCATTTAGGAATACAGCAGGGGCCAATTACCTATGGGATCAGTatagtatctgctgattcatgaatccatgtctgaaaatattaaaaatattaaaagaaaaaaacccaaaatatatattttaatgatgaaactggccattagagggagcctgAAACCATGCTACGTATAAAATTTGCTTGAGAAATATCTGTctatgatgtcattaccagaactcaTGACTAAAGAGAgacagaccatgctatgtatagtgttcactattataatAGCATTTGCTAAAACCCTGTTTTTCAACATCCGCAGGGTGGGGCTTGGATCTGATCTCTTATGAAtacaagggtcctactgtatctatCTCAGTGGATGATTGCCCTCCTAAGTATTATCATGATGAAGGTGATGATGATGGACCTGAAATAAAACATTAGGTGCATTAATGAAAACAAATACTGCATTATACAATTTCCATTCATTGTACAACTTTCAGTCATGCTTCCTGTCTATTGTCTGGATGAGAGCTTCTTGATTGCTTGAGGGGGTACAGCATAAATTTATGAGAAATTTTGGGGAAGGTTGATGGCACCTTCGTTTCAGATAAGGTAGCCATCTTATCTGATATGTATCTCATctagttcctttttaaatttattattatttattccttaCACTTACATCCTCACATTTTCCCCAACAAAGAAGTGCTCAAGCAGTTTACAGCCTTTATTGAACAAGTAAGATTTCACTCTAACCTAACCGGAATTGAACAAGGCCATCCCTaccatttaaaagcatttaaaagcaaTCAGgcatatacacattttaaaagaccATGGGCTTCCTCTGAACATTTACAAAGAAGTTCCCCAGCCATTTCTGAGGTCAGAATGTCAATGGAAACAACATTGTGTTGCATCATTCCCTTGTTCCCAGGTAGGGGTGACCCAGATCAACCCTCCCCCATGAGGCAGGAAGagaagcagagcaaagcaaagtgtgctgcttatataccaccatgtagcacttaaagcattttctggatggcttacaacagaattatgcaggctgcacatgcccccctcccagtgagctgggaattcaatttgccaacctcagaaggatggaaatctgagtcagccttgagctggttacctgaatCTGCTGGGAATGAAAgcaggttgtgagcagtcttgGCTGCAATagtgcagtttaactactgtatCTGGAGTTAAGGCTTGGTCCCAGTACTGTTGCCCTAGGGTACCTAGATACCAtcgaaagagagaaagaaagagagaagagagagagagagaatgagaggaggGAATTGCCACGTGATCCTTATCTACAGCATATTAAAGTCTTGtgtagctgtgcctcctgcaaatcaggACATCTGCAGGAGAGCTagcttaacaagctgcaaacaaaccTGTttgtcagtttatttatttattcttgtttGGCCAGTTAACATGAATTTTCCTAAGGAGATCTGACTTCCCAGGGACAACACAGCAGATGAATTCACATTTTTCTCGCTGTGTAGTGGCACCCTTGGTTACCTTTTAAAACAGCACTATTTGCTgcatttaattgattttttttagatTCTTAGTTTCAGAATGAATAATTTTGTCATttgatatgaaaaaaaaagtactaaAAGCAGCCCTAGCTTTGTGGGTGGGAATAGAACTGAGACATAGGATATGCTGAATAGATGATGCCAAATAGGGTGGCTTTAAATGAAGGAGCCCTTTCCCACCATTTGTTGCCATCAGTTCCACTCAAGTTgacacaacacacaacacaatACACTTCACCTGTGGCAGAGCCATTGCTACTTCAGAGGAGGTCAGAACACAAAAGAAATAGCATCTTCTGATACAGGAATCCTCAGTCTTTAACAGGGACATTAGATGTGAATGCCCCTTCATCTAGAAAAGTCTCTAGCAGAGCAAAAGCAATGAAATATAGGGCAGCATTTTGGTTATTAAAGATTAGTCAGCATGGCTGGCTGACTTGTTTAGTTGAACTgggtttgttctgttttgtgttttgtccaAGAGCCTTAAAAAAACCTTTGAGCAAACAcaagtttttgtgtgttttcacaCTTCTGACCAAAACAAAGTCCAAAAGATGGAAGGCCAGCGTCTCACTCTGTTACCAAAGTCAGGGACTTCAGGGGGTGATGGCTGGGGGAAAAAGTCATGTTAAATTCCTCTTTCTCATCGATTAGGCTGTATTAGCGCAACGGGAGAACCTTGAGGAGGAATTTTAAAGCCCCATGAGATTAGCTGCCTTCAGCCAGGAGCAAAACAAAGAGCTCTTTTACCTCATGGCCTCTAGACGTTGTATAAAATGTGTCTAGTGTTGAAAAGCAAAGCCAGTGTAGGTTGTAGTCTaggtgagcacacacacacacgcacagacacacagagagaaaaagaaagagagacagagaaacaactgtctgaatgttaagaaaaatgCCAATTTGATGTTTCTGATCTAATAAGGAAGCAAATCATCCAAATCTTGGCTGCACAAAAACCAgacaattttgcacaaaaaataAGGGGTTTGAGCAAAATATTGTGAAAACTCCCTTAAAATTCCTGGGAAATTCCTCCCCATCCTTGCAGGTAGGAGGAGAAGAATGTTGCAATTCTTTGTCCTTCCCTGCAGAGTTAAGGCAAGTATGGAGTTACATCTCTAACTATAATTCTTCATTGGAGCCAAAAAACAGGACTTGGTTCATGGCAGGAAACCGCACATTGTTTAATCAGGCTGCCTTGATATCTTTGTGTACCTGTGTCTTCCATGCTCCACTTCCACAACTCCATACACCTGCACAATAGTTTCCTTTTCTATTGGGGTCAGTGGAGGAGTTGTTCCCATGATTTCCTACTGAAAATCAGTTGCCTAACCAAAGAAACTACAGTTGCAGTTGCCATTACCAAACAGTTAAAATATTAGAATAGCACAAGGAGAAGTCATCAAGAAAAGATGGAACCACAAATCAGAATGAGGCATAACCCAGCAGTGGAGACTattcagtcctccagatgtttgagactacagccagaatcctattggtgatatGAGCATATGTAAGTGAAATTATATTAAGATGTGATGGTGAATGGTTGAGTTACTAATAAGATGCTGGTCACATTCTTGGTTGCATGCCAACTTTTGCAATGGGCACATGACTAGCATGCAACCAGCTCCTCATtgatcagcagcaatttgctgccagaATGTAACACAATTTTACTTATGCATGCGCAgagcaccaataggattctatcCATTAACTCCCAGAAGTCTCAGGCAGCATGGCTAATGGTTAGAAACTGTGGGAGTGTAGTTCAAAATCTCATGAGAGCTTACTTTTCTCTGTCCTAGAGAAACCCTTTTCTCTAACCCTTAATCcctgttctccccccccaaaaaaattgttttcttttgtttttttctaagaCCAGGTAGCAGGAGAGCATATAAACCTCTGCCTAAAATCCTGTAAGAATAGAAGTCTGTGAGCAAATATAGGACTGTCTCCTTTTGCATTACTGCCGTTACTGTTCTTAAGCATCCAACATTTATTTCAGAGGAATTTGTCAAGTAACTTGGTGTACTGAAACCAGTTGAATGTGAAATCCAGCCTTATAAAGAACTGGGAATTTCCTGCCTCCAAGCACTCATCAGTACTATGCACGATGTGAGTCAGATGCACAATTAAAAGAAATTAGTGCATCTTGAGATGAAATAATAGTTTTACATAAACTCCTccaggggaaaagaaaggaggtaGCAAATCACGTTTAATATGGCCTTGGTTTTCTTTGAAACTGAACAGAGTACCTCGCATTGCCGCTCTCAGTCAGCGTAGGAGGAAGCCAAGTCAGCAGAAAAGTTTCTGCATGAGTTTATCTAATCACTGAGCTACATATGGCCTCCACATCTTTCTTCGTTCTAGCTCCCTCCGCTGTAGCTTTCTCAATTTACTAAGCAATAAAGGCAATGgttacaaaacagaacagaatgagATGTCATGATTCATGCCTATGAAGAGTAAACAGATATCAAGGCAGAAGTGGAAGAATATCAAGTATCCTGGAATGGAAGAGCAGAAGCTTCtagaactggggtgggggagcattttTCTGGGGGAGAGGAACCCAATGAGACTTCCCCTTGGAGGTACACATGGTTGCTAGAAAGCCCCAcagttgactcagacttccatccttctgaggtcagtaaaataggTATCcaggtcatggggggggggaagcaaaatattCCTTATTTaagtatgttgtaaaccacccagagagtatataaattgaaacaacaacaactctatcCTGCTGAAATCTAAAGATGTTCTGCAGGGGCTTAGGAGTGAGAAATTAAGCTGGGAGCCACATATGGCCCATAGAGCATGTGttaccccccccccgacacacacacatacacatttaaaatttgattttaattgATCTTGCAGTGAAGGCGTAAATAGATTGGTAGGACACCCAGTATGATAGAGAGGCCAGAGCGCTGGGCATATCCAAGGGAAATGGAGATTTAAACCTCTACTCAACCACAAAACATGGGGTGACCTTGGTAGTTGTTTGAGTTGCCCAATTGGTTAGTGCACCAAAGCTTGGAACtcagagagaagggaggaaaggaagaatgtGTAGCTTGGGAGGAGTCCTGGATGTTTCTGTCACTGGAGGGACAGGTGGATCCAAAAGCTTGGGATATGGGCAAATTAGAaacactaaaacaaaacaaaatttcccaCAAAGCTGCTATGATAGCTCAGAGAATCAGATAAGGGagcttgattcctcactgtaTATCCCAGGACAAGAGCCAagctctgtagccttgggcaagctgcacagtcccaagatatccccagaagggaatggtaaaccatttctaagaaTTATGTACCTACAACATCCGAGGGGGGGAGAGTTTGCTATAGGTTTGAATTGTTTGGATGGCATGAAATTATGGTGATAATTATACAGGTCCCAGAAGTATGGTGGGGTATGATTCAGGTAGGGTGAATGGCACAAGAAAAAGGATTAAAATATCCCATTTTGAGGAGCAGCAGATCCATTTTGATCCTGGAGGCCCTATAACTgctttaaacttttttaaaaaaaaccctcctcacTCAGGATATACTTATCTTCTGGACTGCCAGCTATGTGTCTTTAAACTCTACATTCTCCATCATCAACAGTGGAGCACAGGAAACATGTTGGACTCTTGCAGCAACAGTGAGAATGCCAGTTCCTGGACAAGTAActttgttagtctgttgcagcaaaaaacacagagtcttgtggcatcttaaaggctacCAAATGTGACTTGGAAGAAGCTTCAATGGACTTCAGCACACTTCTTTATGCAGTTTATGCCAAAGAAAATGTGTCAGTTTTTGGGGTGTCACAAGACTTTTTGAAGAATCAGAAAGGTCTCCCACATGTCTTCCTTTCCAGATGGCAGTCATCAAATGGAAGACATCCTGTATTGAAGGAAGGTGATTCCAACGCAGATCCATTTTaacgattaaaaaaaaaaaaaaaactcgccAGAAGAGAAATTAAGGATCTTGACATTGACCATCAAGTTTTAACACCAGGACAACAGATCCAGTCTAAAGATTTAAATCTTTGTTCGTTTTGCTCATGAGGATGAGGAACTGCAAAATTAATATTCTAGCTCTGTGGGAGTGAGGTATTTTGTGGTGCTGGCCTTCCAGTGACAGAGAACAAGACATATATTTCTGACAGAttaagcaaaattgtgcaaattATGTTTTGCCTCAAAtaacagaaaagaagactgaggggagacatgatagcactttttaaatacttggaaGGTGgacatacagagaaggggcaggatctattttcaatcatcccagagggaAGGGCATGTCATAATAGGGTCAAGTTACAAgaagctggatttaggctgaatatcaggaaaaacttcttaactgttagaccagtacaacaatggaaccaatgaccttgggaggtggtgagcgctccaacactggaggcattcaaaagaaaattggacaaccatctgtcagatctgctttgatttggattcttgcattgagtatggcattggacttgatggccttctagaccccttccgactccattattctatgattgtatgaatAGACATAGCACAAAACAATGATGCCCGCTGCTTTGTTGTGTAAACTTTCGAAGATCAATATCATCATCCGAGGAATGTGCgttttcttctttctgtgctCGTTCTGTCTGTGTGagttcttccatttttaaagggaaatgaaAGACCACCAGTCTTGTACAGTATTGTCTGTGTACATTGTGGAATTCGTAACAATGCTCTTAATCCCTGGAGGAAAGGCATCTTGCAGGGCTTGATATTTTCTGGCTACAGTGTCACATCTGgttgagacagcctaaatcaagtagaacaaagaatttagcaGGTATTCTTTACATTTTCACTACGGGTGGGGCAGACACACTGGTCACTTGGCCAGTTTTCCCTGCTCAGGTGAAATGTACTATGCTGTTCTACTTTTGTACAACGGCCAAAATCCTACTAGTTACGTCTGCAAGTATAATGCCATTGGCAGGCAAATGGTCTTAAGAAATCGGAACAGATGTTATCTGTTCTGCGACAAATTCAGTGTGCAATTAATAATATATagcctgttttttttaactttaggcAAATCACCTCCAAAAGGTACACCATTTGCATTATGCAAGTGCAAAACcacaatatagtggtgcctcacttaacgatgataatccgttccaggaaaatcgccattaagcaaaaacatcgtaaagcgaaataaaaaaccccattgaaatgcattgaaacctgttcaatgtgttccagtggggtaaaaactcacagtccagcaaagatcctccatatggcggccgttttcgctgcctgtatagcaaggaatccatccctaaacacagcggggagccattttaattacccggtggccatttttaaaccgccgatcagctgttagaaaaacgtcgttttgtgaagaatcggttcccgaagcagggaaccgatcatcacaaagtgaaatccCCCCATTTGGACCatcggattcgttgtaatgcggggcaatcgtaaagcgaggcaccactgtactgtagaatGTTAGTCCTTTATTGTTAATTGTGAATCTATATGTGCCaactaaataataataagtgTGTGCCGTCATGTCAATTCTGAGTCATGGTGACACATTTCAGgatcttctaggtagagaatactcagaagtggtttaccattctcttcttctaggggcgctctgcaactgtgcagcttacccaaggcaatacaggctggctcttttcccaggggACATAGTAGaggatcgaactcccagcctctgcagccagatacctaactcatgagctacccagccagtccATATGTATCAATTAGCATATGCAAAGCATGTGCATACCTGCGCTCTCCTTTATCATTTATTTGTTATGTATATTCTCCTTCATGCCCTTCCCAACCATAAAAGTGTATTCTGGCAGTTTGAAAACTCAACATATTTGTTGTGGTCTACTTGTTGTGAAATAAAAATCCACCTTTTCAGATGTCCATGAAATGTTAGTCTCTGCAACAGATTGATGTGGCTGTTCCTTAGATGATGCGCGTCCATATGTATATgaggctgtttccccccccccaggatgaaTGCTTTAAACATTATTAACGCGATCATTGTTGTCTGAATTCCTGCCAGCAGTTGTTTAGCAAATAAACATAATAACTGCTGAGTGACTTAAGTTTTAATTACTTAGCAATTAATACCTCACAATTTCGGTTTGTTGAAATTGCAGAAGTGAAAAGTGCCACAACTTGGAAGCAGAATTCAAAGGACAGCACAAGAGAGGGTTGGCCATACTATTAGGCACAGTCACAGGCAGTCATCTTAGGCAGCAGATGGTGGTGGTCATGTAGGAGAATGGTGGAGAGTGGCATCTCCTTATTCTTTGCCACAAGCAGCAAAACACTTGAGCGCACCTGGCAGAAGAAAAGAAGGTCCAAAAGATCACACTGAAATCATGCTTCATAAACCTATTACTGAAGGGCCAATATTTGGGATACAAACTTACAAAGGAATCATAAGTTGAATGGAGTGGAATAGAgattgggcttgatttgatcaccTAAACTCAGAAGCCCAACACGTGTGGTTTAAATATTATTCCCATCGGAAACTCTTTTTAGACCACTGGCTGATTCCCTTTTCGGATTATTTTCCTGATCTTCTCCCTATTTTCTTGAGTGATTGCTGTGCTCCCCTCAGTGAGGCAGTGGCAAACTACTTaactgccattttgaaactcacTGTTGCCTCATAACGTTGAACTCTTCTTTACCCCATTTCTCTGGGTAATACGTATTACTTTTCATGATTTTGTACTTCCTCATTAATGTTGATTGTATCTATTTCCCCTGAGTTTCTGcctaatgccaataaaggtttatcgtATCGTATTATAATATGTccttgaatttctgcctgctggGAAACATGAAATAATGAAAAgcatttaatgtattttcttaattttaatgGTTCTTATGTGGATTAGTTTATTTGATTCTGTTATTTTAGTTAAACCTGGCTTAATTTGTTTACAGTAGAATCCCATTATCCatagtatccactgattcatgtaTCCACAATctgaacatatttaaaatattaaaagaaaaatcctagaaacatAATTTCTAAAGATGACggtaccagaactggtcactaaaGGGAACCAGAGGCCATGTTATGGATAGCAGTCACTATTAgaatgtttgctataatctgcagttttcagcatccctGGGGGGACTTGGAATCGATCCCCCCGaggatatgagggtcctactaGATCTTATTTTAAGAAGATTGTTAGCTACATAGAGGAATATCATTAATACGAAAAGAGGGGTATCAATTTAAGACATAACATTTAAGGAACTCTGCTGGAAGAGGCATATGATACAATGATCACTGACAATATCTTTCCCATCTTGCTTCTTCCAGCAACACTTTTCCCATCTGCTCAGCGAGTGAAGAGGTCCTCAGCAGCGTTTCTTAACCCAGTGCTTCAGAAGTCCCAAGATGATGTGGATCTTCTGTTTGAGGTTCAGTATGCATGAGACAACATTCTCCATCTCTCTTTGCCAAGATCATATCAGTGACGCCATATAAGATCTGATTCTCAGATTCAGACTCAGATCTGCCTGGCTTGGTTTGGGACATCTTTCCCAACTTCTTTGAATCAATCTGATTTAGTTCTGTGTAAGCAATACAGAGCTTACCACAAGGATCTCATAGCACTGATTTACCTGCTTCCTatgctgtgttttttaaaagtttcctccAGTTTCACACATTCAGCCTCTGCAGGAAGAAAATCAAGGCTCTTATCTTGCCTGTCACTTGAGTTTAATACTTCAACAACTTTAAGTTAAAATCAGTCATTTGATTGGGTTTATATGCTGCCCCTTGAATACAGCAATAGGGCAGCTTGCAATAAAATATTAGAACAGGCCAAATTCTGCAGGGAATTTAGTACAATGATTTGGTAAACCCATGTCCAGTTTTAGGGAGCAAGTTAAAGTTCTGTGATACTCCCTTTGAAAAAAAAGGAGATTCCTACAGACAGAGAACTAAGGGGAAGGACACATCGGAGAAGATCCTCAGCTCTGCTGCAGAGTGCAGAAAACCCCAGATTTAAATCTCCATTATGTCCATTGTTGGGTTGGGAAAATCAGTGTAGTCAGCACTAAACTAGATGGACTGATGTTCTGACTTATGTTCCCTTAAGGATAAGCTGGAACGTTTCTGCTCAATCTCATTTTGTCTATGTACCATCAAGACACACTACACTACTGGCAATCCTAAcaggtacatgagatatttaaggagtgattttaccagtgccaccccagcaggaatttgaacccaggtcttctgagtcctagtccattacatTTGCCCATTACACTACACTAGCAGCTCAGACTTCAACTCATGTACACAaccttttcctcccctctctggAGGAACATTCAGTCAGTTTATTCTGTCACTGCAGCCTGAAGTGATGCAGTGTTCCAGACCCAGATTTACTGCCTGCCATTTGACCTTCTGTATCTCTGTCCCAGTTTCTTCTAGGCGAGCTGGAAATCAACGATGACCTGAAGATCTCTGTCAAAGATGAGGAGCTGGCTTCCATGAGGAAGACGACGGCATTTGACACTCTGTGCAATGATGTCATCCCCAAAAGCATCACAGACATTCGTAGGCTGAATGCCAGGTTGCTGGGCTACCCTGGGATGCTAAAGAAAGAGGATTTTGAAAGGATAGTGTTGACCATGGTATATGTAGCATACAGGGCAGCAAAATCCCAAGGGATCCAGAAAGACATCTGGACTGAATCCTTTGTGGACCTCTACAAGGCCCTGAAACATGACTTGATGGTCTCATCCAGCCAAACACCATCATCTAAAAGGACTTTATAGACTATAAATGTGCTTTGATAGGAAATGCATATGCCTCTGCTTGATTGTTTAAGACTGCAAAAGATgaaaagtttttttattattctccAGCTCCTCCTAGAGGGTACCTGTTGTAAAACCAACTGTAGAGAAATGACTGATTCTATTGCTTTTCTTGAGAGACTTCCAGATTTCAACCCATCTGAATTTCTTCATGGATCTTGGAGTCCCAGCCTGCTTTTACTTCTGAAACGGAAATGCATTAAGAATGCTCCACTGTTCTGTTTTGGTTCAATGTCCAGTTTCTTATACAGAGCACAGTTGTATGCACAGTTCCCTACAGGAGAGATGACCATGTTCTCCAAAGttcttaataataaataatctcagaaccgcagagctggaagagaccctatggatcatcatcacattcagggaggcacagtggggaatggaactcccaacctctgcttctacagctagatagctaaaccactgaactatccagcagttatgcCTTAGGTTAGGTTCAGATGAAGCAGAGTTTTCTTGGTATTAGTGATGGTAGGAATAGTGACTGTGGCATATTTTCCCCCTGAGCTATTCTAAATGCTTTCAGCATCCTGACCTCTCCAAATAAACATCATTTTCCCACCTGCACAAAATATATTTGCCTGAGAAGCATAataaaagtacacacacacacagagagagagagagagagagagagagagagagagagagagacttatcaTATACAGAGATTGACCAGAGTGACCATACCTCAACACTggtaattgttgttgctgttgttgtttagttgttcagtcatgtccaactcttcatgaccccatggaccaaagcacgccaggccctcctctcttccactgcctccccaagttgggtcaaattcatgttggttgcttcgatgacactgtccaaccatctcatcctctgtcgtccccttctcctcttgccgtcacagtttctcaacatcaggatcttttccagggagttttctcatgagatggccaaagtattgaaatcTCAGCTTTAgaatctgtgcttccagtgagcaacAGATATTACACTGATAATATCTTCTACCGTTTTACCTAAGGAAAGCAGAGGAGCTTAGCAGGTGAAGGGTAGGCTGTGTAGTATATACAGGTCTGCTCTGTATCTCCTCACAGACTTGGCCTACAGGGAAGGCTGGCCttgaactttttcttttttcttgagcaGCTATGATGGGAGAAGCAGCACGGGCCATGTAGAAGAGGAGAGGTGGAAGGCTTCAAGTAATGCTATTTCCTGGTTAAGCCACTATTGACCTCTTATTTGTGTGTTTACGCTTCATTCTAATTGTTAAAATGAGAAGGGTGACATGCAGGGTGCTtttctttggaaataaaataaGGAAGAGAATAAGCTGTGGGAAGAAAATGGTCGCTATTTTTCATCCGACAGTAATGTATTCCCTCTACATATGTGTAGAGCAATTGCTTTCATAAAAAATGCATGAGTCTTTGaatttgtattcgcaaaggctttcatggccgggatctgatggttgttgtgggttttttgggctctttggctgtgttctgaaggttgttcttcctgacgtttcaccagtctctgtggccggcatcttcagaggactggagtaggaactctgtccatgctctgttgctgtttgttggagagttgagtatttatagctgtgggaacatcttttgtccttttcaggagatagggtgatcagcatatTTTTGTTGTGGATATATTGTTGTGACAAGTGGGaaagattatctgttactgtagTTGATGgctgtctttagctggtctcttttgtgcaatgatccctggtccttgtggctgggtagagttcttgACCTTcagcaggctgtattttccagtgatggaaacatggccaaagagcccgaaaaacccacaacaaccatcagtcttTGAATTCTTTGAGAGAGCTTACTTTTGAAAGCATATTCTTACAGAACAATCTTAAATACATTTACTCAGAATCAAGTTCAATTGTCTTCCATTGGCCTTTCACCCAGGTAAGTGCACACAGGGTTGCAAGTCTTGGACAGTAGGAATGGAAtcaacctttggtcctccagatactGTCGGACCACAAATTCCA is part of the Pogona vitticeps strain Pit_001003342236 chromosome 5, PviZW2.1, whole genome shotgun sequence genome and encodes:
- the FAM180A gene encoding protein FAM180A isoform X2 translates to MHWKSVLLLLLYYNAHATVPPRWNRATLFPSAQRVKRSSAAFLNPVLQKSQDDVDLLFEFLLGELEINDDLKISVKDEELASMRKTTAFDTLCNDVIPKSITDIRRLNARLLGYPGMLKKEDFERIVLTMVYVAYRAAKSQGIQKDIWTESFVDLYKALKHDLMVSSSQTPSSKRTL
- the FAM180A gene encoding protein FAM180A isoform X1 yields the protein MSCLTMTPSATFTGFSRHFTKWLDAYYATLFPSAQRVKRSSAAFLNPVLQKSQDDVDLLFEFLLGELEINDDLKISVKDEELASMRKTTAFDTLCNDVIPKSITDIRRLNARLLGYPGMLKKEDFERIVLTMVYVAYRAAKSQGIQKDIWTESFVDLYKALKHDLMVSSSQTPSSKRTL